In the genome of Quercus robur chromosome 3, dhQueRobu3.1, whole genome shotgun sequence, one region contains:
- the LOC126716982 gene encoding putative disease resistance protein RGA1 isoform X9, whose protein sequence is MAEAILYGVAQTIIENLGSMVFAEIGSMWGVEDEFEKLKDTVSAVQAVLLDAEEQQVKNYQVKHWLVRLRDAVYDADDLLTEFYTEDMRLRVIGDDEMTKTVRTYQSNPITAFFTSSSQLPFCHDMAKKITAMRERFDAIANDMNKFQFVVHPSETRVVTRERGQTCSFVCEEEVIGREEDKKAIIDLLLDYDVQENVSFISIVGIGGLGKTTLAQYVFNDEKVKNYFDLRMWVSVSDVFDVKTIAEKIIRCADVSKHENLDMEQVQNKLRETLNQKKYLLVLDDVWNEDEEKWCNLKRLLIRGSKGSKVVITTRTKLVAAITSTILPSYHLKGLSENQSWSLFKQMAFRKVQEMINPNLEAIGRDIVQKCCGVPLAIKAIGRILFFKKTEDEWLYIKNKELTNVTQEENNSGILPILKLSYDHLPSHLKCCFAYCSLFPKDHEISKFSLINLWIAQGFIQLSNEKLHMEDVANDYCMDLLWRSFFQEAREDSFGNVISFKMHDLIHDLAQSISRVECTYIDSNIENVKKNVRHLSIASHNVLKKDLSSLFKAKKIRTLILITGEKESSCQKPPLEILFSSLRCLRALSLRGSDIIYVPNSIEELTYLKYLDLSRNKIRVLPISITRLLNLQTLNLSYCGKLKELPGNVQNLFNLRNLELEGCDSLTYMPPGLGQLTSLQVLPLFIVNEGLTCGGLPELNKLNNLRGELRIEIKVRVEDATSKAKAANLKDKQHLRKLVLIWDEELGNDVAGVCEDENLMEGLQPHRNLKKLKVEGYQGVRFPSWLRSLTGLVMLKISNSMCQYLSPMYQLPNLRDLSLEHMDGLEYISDREITEGISASSTFFPSLESLKLQNCPNLKGWWRRATVGVATSSQQYQQHVSFPRLLQLEIRGCKNLTCMPLFPNLEKPLRLTECSCNPLQQTMNMKAISLVPSASNSSPPLSKLKILSLSGIEDIEFLPEQWLQNLASLEELRIEKCDRLKSLSLSLFMQHLTSLKTLFISECKEVDLFCDEDTQSVGVSPQITDLEIFDLPRLVSLPEGIGNLTALQDLEIFDLPRLVSLPEGIGNLTALQDLAISDLPCLVSLPEGIGNLTALPNLRISDLPCLVSLPEGIGNLTALQDLEISDLPCLVSLPEGIGNLTALQNLEISDLPCLISLPEGIRSLTSLKRFHVRSCANLTSLPSGMHRLSSLETLIISKCPHLKERYQKGIGEIAHVPYFQYYDD, encoded by the exons ATGGCCGAAGCAATCCTGTATGGCGTTGCGCAGACGATCATTGAAAATTTGGGCTCTATGGTTTTCGCAGAGATTGGATCCATGTGGGGTGTCGAAGATGAGTTCGAAAAATTGAAGGATACTGTTTCCGCTGTTCAAGCTGTACTTCTGGATGCTGAGGAGCAGCAGGTCAAGAACTATCAAGTCAAGCACTGGCTCGTGAGGCTCAGGGACGCAGTCTATGATGCGGATGACTTGCTGACCGAATTCTACACTGAAGATATGCGTCTAAGGGTGATAGGGGATGATGAAATGACAAAGACGGTACGTACTTATCAGTCTAATCCTATTACTGCTTTCTTTACAAGTTCAAGCCAACTTCCTTTTTGTCATGATATGGCTAAAAAAATAACAGCGATGAGGGAGAGATTTGATGCAATAGCAAATGATATGAATAAGTTTCAGTTTGTAGTACATCCATCAGAAACAAGGGTCGTGACTAGGGAAAGGGGTCAAACTTGCTCATTTGTATGTGAAGAAGAAGTTATAGGGAGAGAAGAGGATAAGAAGGCCATTATAGATCTATTATTGGACTATGATGTGCAAGAGAATGTTTCGTTTATATCCATAGTGGGGATTGGGGGGCTGGGGAAGACCACACTTGCTCAATATGTATTCAACGATGAGAAAGTGAAGAATTATTTTGACTTGCGCATGTGGGTGTCTGTCTCTGATGTCTTTGATGTAAAAACAATTGCTGAAAAGATAATTAGATGTGCAGATGTTTCGAAACATGAAAACCTTGACATGGAGCAAGTACAAAATAAACTTCGTGAAACACTCAACCAAAAGAAGTATTTACTTGTGTTGGATGATGTGTGGAACGAGGATGAGGAAAAGTGGTGTAATTTGAAAAGACTTTTGATACGTGGCTCAAAGGGAAGTAAGGTGGTGATAACAACACGGACTAAATTGGTTGCAGCGATTACTAGCACAATCTTACCGTCGTATCATCTAAAAGGCCTCTCGGAAAACCAATCTTGGTCTCTATTTAAGCAAATGGCATTTAGAAAAGTGCAAGAGATGATTAATCCTAATCTTGAAGCAATTGGAAGGGATATTGtacaaaaatgttgtggagTGCCTCTTGCTATTAAGGCAATAGGCAGAATATTATTCTTCAAAAAGACAGAGGATGAATGGTTATATATCAAGAATAAAGAACTTACAAATGTAActcaagaagaaaataatagtgGTATTTTACCGATTCTAAAATTGAGTTATGATCATCTCCCATCACATTTAAAGTGTTGTTTCGCTTATTGTTCATTATTTCCTAAAGATCATGAGATTTCAAAGTTTTCATTGATAAATCTATGGATAGCACAAGGATTTATCCAATTATCAAACGAAAAGCTACATATGGAGGATGTTGCTAATGATTACTGTATGGATCTACTTTGGAGGTCCTTCTTCCAAGAAGCTAGAGAAGATAGTTTTGGGAATGTAATTAGTTTTAAAATGCATGATTTAATCCATGATCTTGCACAATCAATCTCAAGAGTTGAGTGCACATATATTGATTCAAATATAGAAAATGTCAAAAAGAATGTTCGTCACCTATCAATTGCATCTCACAATGTGCTTAAGAAGGATTTAAGCTCATTATTCAAAGCAAAGAAGATACGCACGTTGATTTTAATAACTGGTGAGAAAGAATCAAGTTGTCAAAAACCACCTCTTGAAATACTTTTTTCTAGTTTAAGATGCTTGCGTGCATTAAGCCTACGTGGCTCAGATATTATTTACGTGCCAAATTCCATAGAAGAGTTGACATATTTAAAGTATCTTGATCTTTCTAGGAATAAAATTAGAGTTCTCCCTATTTCTATTACTAGATTGTTGAATTTGCAAACATTAAACCTTAGTTATTGTGGTAAGCTTAAAGAACTACCGGGAAACGTTCAAAATTTGTTCAACCTCCGGAATCTTGAGTTAGAAGGTTGTGACAGTTTGACTTACATGCCACCTGGATTAGGACAGTTGACTTCTCTTCAAGTATTACCGTTGTTTATTGTAAACGAGGGACTTACTTGCGGTGGTCTTCCGGAATTGAACAAGCTAAATAACTTGAGAGGAGAACTAAGAATAGAAATTAAGGTACGGGTGGAAGATGCCACCTCTAAAGCCAAGGCTGCGAATTTGAAGGACAAGCAGCATCTTAGAAAATTGGTATTAATATGGGATGAGGAGCTGGGTAACGATGTCGCAGGTGTTTGTGAAGATGAAAATTTAATGGAAGGTCTCCAGCCACACCGGAATTTAAAAAAGTTGAAGGTGGAAGGGTACCAGGGTGTGAGATTTCCGAGTTGGCTTCGTTCTCTGACTGGTCTTGTGAtgttaaaaatatcaaattcgATGTGCCAATATCTATCGCCAATGTATCAACTCCCAAATCTCCGAGATCTATCTCTAGAACATATGGATGGCCTGGAATACATATCAGACCGGGAAATCACTGAAGGGATCTCTGCTTCATCAACATTTTTCCCATCCCTAGAGTCACTCAAATTGCAGAATTGCCCTAATCTAAAGGGATGGTGGAGGAGGGCTACAGTGGGTGTGGCAACATCAAGTCAACAATACCAGCAGCATGTATCTTTTCCTCGTCTTTTACAGTTGGAAATTAGGGGTTGCAAAAACCTGACTTGCATGCCGTTGTTTCCAAATCTTGAAAAACCGCTACGACTGACAGAATGCAGTTGCAATCCATTGCAACAAACAATGAATATGAAAGCAATCTCTTTGGTTCCCTCTGCTTCGAACTCCTCCCCTCCTCTCTCCAAATTAAAGATTCTATCTTTGTCTGGGATTGAGGACATAGAGTTTCTGCCAGAGCAGTGGTTGCAAAACCTGGCTTCTCTCGAGGAGCTACGGATAGAGAAATGCGATAGACTAAAATCTCTATCTCTGTCTCTATTTATGCAACATCTCACCTCCCTCAAGACGCTGTTTATTAGCGAGTGCAAGGAGGTTGATCTATTCTGTGATGAAGACACACAATCTGTTGGTGTCAGTCCTCAAATTACG GATCTTGAAATTTTCGATTTGCCCCGTCTGGTATCACTCCCCGAAGGGATTGGCAACCTTACTGCACTTCAGGATCTTGAAATTTTCGATTTGCCCCGTCTGGTATCACTCCCCGAAGGGATTGGCAACCTTACTGCACTTCAGGATCTTGCAATTTCCGATTTGCCCTGTCTGGTATCACTCCCCGAAGGGATTGGCAAC CTTACTGCACTTCCGAATCTTAGAATTTCCGATTTGCCCTGTCTGGTATCACTCCCCGAAGGGATTGGCAAC CTTACTGCACTTCAGGATCTTGAAATTTCCGATTTGCCCTGTCTGGTATCACTCCCCGAAGGGATTGGCAAC CTTACTGCACTTCAGAATCTTGAAATTTCCGATTTGCCCTGTCTGATATCACTCCCCGAAGGGATTAGAAGTCTCACATCACTCAAAAGATTTCACGTCCGTTCATGCGCCAATCTGACATCGCTTCCATCAGGAATGCATCGGCTCTCCTCTTTAGAAACCCTGATAATCAGTAAGTGTCCCCACTTGAAAGAAAGATACCAGAAGGGAATTGGCGAGATTGCTCATGTCCCATATTTTCAATATTATGATGATTAA
- the LOC126716982 gene encoding putative disease resistance protein RGA1 isoform X14 produces MAEAILYGVAQTIIENLGSMVFAEIGSMWGVEDEFEKLKDTVSAVQAVLLDAEEQQVKNYQVKHWLVRLRDAVYDADDLLTEFYTEDMRLRVIGDDEMTKTVRTYQSNPITAFFTSSSQLPFCHDMAKKITAMRERFDAIANDMNKFQFVVHPSETRVVTRERGQTCSFVCEEEVIGREEDKKAIIDLLLDYDVQENVSFISIVGIGGLGKTTLAQYVFNDEKVKNYFDLRMWVSVSDVFDVKTIAEKIIRCADVSKHENLDMEQVQNKLRETLNQKKYLLVLDDVWNEDEEKWCNLKRLLIRGSKGSKVVITTRTKLVAAITSTILPSYHLKGLSENQSWSLFKQMAFRKVQEMINPNLEAIGRDIVQKCCGVPLAIKAIGRILFFKKTEDEWLYIKNKELTNVTQEENNSGILPILKLSYDHLPSHLKCCFAYCSLFPKDHEISKFSLINLWIAQGFIQLSNEKLHMEDVANDYCMDLLWRSFFQEAREDSFGNVISFKMHDLIHDLAQSISRVECTYIDSNIENVKKNVRHLSIASHNVLKKDLSSLFKAKKIRTLILITGEKESSCQKPPLEILFSSLRCLRALSLRGSDIIYVPNSIEELTYLKYLDLSRNKIRVLPISITRLLNLQTLNLSYCGKLKELPGNVQNLFNLRNLELEGCDSLTYMPPGLGQLTSLQVLPLFIVNEGLTCGGLPELNKLNNLRGELRIEIKVRVEDATSKAKAANLKDKQHLRKLVLIWDEELGNDVAGVCEDENLMEGLQPHRNLKKLKVEGYQGVRFPSWLRSLTGLVMLKISNSMCQYLSPMYQLPNLRDLSLEHMDGLEYISDREITEGISASSTFFPSLESLKLQNCPNLKGWWRRATVGVATSSQQYQQHVSFPRLLQLEIRGCKNLTCMPLFPNLEKPLRLTECSCNPLQQTMNMKAISLVPSASNSSPPLSKLKILSLSGIEDIEFLPEQWLQNLASLEELRIEKCDRLKSLSLSLFMQHLTSLKTLFISECKEVDLFCDEDTQSVGVSPQITDLEIFDLPRLVSLPEGIGNLTALQDLEIFDLPRLVSLPEGIGNLTALPNLRISDLPCLVSLPEGIGNLTALQKLQISNLPRLLSLPEEIGNLTALQNLEISDLPCLISLPEGIRSLTSLKRFHVRSCANLTSLPSGMHRLSSLETLIISKCPHLKERYQKGIGEIAHVPYFQYYDD; encoded by the exons ATGGCCGAAGCAATCCTGTATGGCGTTGCGCAGACGATCATTGAAAATTTGGGCTCTATGGTTTTCGCAGAGATTGGATCCATGTGGGGTGTCGAAGATGAGTTCGAAAAATTGAAGGATACTGTTTCCGCTGTTCAAGCTGTACTTCTGGATGCTGAGGAGCAGCAGGTCAAGAACTATCAAGTCAAGCACTGGCTCGTGAGGCTCAGGGACGCAGTCTATGATGCGGATGACTTGCTGACCGAATTCTACACTGAAGATATGCGTCTAAGGGTGATAGGGGATGATGAAATGACAAAGACGGTACGTACTTATCAGTCTAATCCTATTACTGCTTTCTTTACAAGTTCAAGCCAACTTCCTTTTTGTCATGATATGGCTAAAAAAATAACAGCGATGAGGGAGAGATTTGATGCAATAGCAAATGATATGAATAAGTTTCAGTTTGTAGTACATCCATCAGAAACAAGGGTCGTGACTAGGGAAAGGGGTCAAACTTGCTCATTTGTATGTGAAGAAGAAGTTATAGGGAGAGAAGAGGATAAGAAGGCCATTATAGATCTATTATTGGACTATGATGTGCAAGAGAATGTTTCGTTTATATCCATAGTGGGGATTGGGGGGCTGGGGAAGACCACACTTGCTCAATATGTATTCAACGATGAGAAAGTGAAGAATTATTTTGACTTGCGCATGTGGGTGTCTGTCTCTGATGTCTTTGATGTAAAAACAATTGCTGAAAAGATAATTAGATGTGCAGATGTTTCGAAACATGAAAACCTTGACATGGAGCAAGTACAAAATAAACTTCGTGAAACACTCAACCAAAAGAAGTATTTACTTGTGTTGGATGATGTGTGGAACGAGGATGAGGAAAAGTGGTGTAATTTGAAAAGACTTTTGATACGTGGCTCAAAGGGAAGTAAGGTGGTGATAACAACACGGACTAAATTGGTTGCAGCGATTACTAGCACAATCTTACCGTCGTATCATCTAAAAGGCCTCTCGGAAAACCAATCTTGGTCTCTATTTAAGCAAATGGCATTTAGAAAAGTGCAAGAGATGATTAATCCTAATCTTGAAGCAATTGGAAGGGATATTGtacaaaaatgttgtggagTGCCTCTTGCTATTAAGGCAATAGGCAGAATATTATTCTTCAAAAAGACAGAGGATGAATGGTTATATATCAAGAATAAAGAACTTACAAATGTAActcaagaagaaaataatagtgGTATTTTACCGATTCTAAAATTGAGTTATGATCATCTCCCATCACATTTAAAGTGTTGTTTCGCTTATTGTTCATTATTTCCTAAAGATCATGAGATTTCAAAGTTTTCATTGATAAATCTATGGATAGCACAAGGATTTATCCAATTATCAAACGAAAAGCTACATATGGAGGATGTTGCTAATGATTACTGTATGGATCTACTTTGGAGGTCCTTCTTCCAAGAAGCTAGAGAAGATAGTTTTGGGAATGTAATTAGTTTTAAAATGCATGATTTAATCCATGATCTTGCACAATCAATCTCAAGAGTTGAGTGCACATATATTGATTCAAATATAGAAAATGTCAAAAAGAATGTTCGTCACCTATCAATTGCATCTCACAATGTGCTTAAGAAGGATTTAAGCTCATTATTCAAAGCAAAGAAGATACGCACGTTGATTTTAATAACTGGTGAGAAAGAATCAAGTTGTCAAAAACCACCTCTTGAAATACTTTTTTCTAGTTTAAGATGCTTGCGTGCATTAAGCCTACGTGGCTCAGATATTATTTACGTGCCAAATTCCATAGAAGAGTTGACATATTTAAAGTATCTTGATCTTTCTAGGAATAAAATTAGAGTTCTCCCTATTTCTATTACTAGATTGTTGAATTTGCAAACATTAAACCTTAGTTATTGTGGTAAGCTTAAAGAACTACCGGGAAACGTTCAAAATTTGTTCAACCTCCGGAATCTTGAGTTAGAAGGTTGTGACAGTTTGACTTACATGCCACCTGGATTAGGACAGTTGACTTCTCTTCAAGTATTACCGTTGTTTATTGTAAACGAGGGACTTACTTGCGGTGGTCTTCCGGAATTGAACAAGCTAAATAACTTGAGAGGAGAACTAAGAATAGAAATTAAGGTACGGGTGGAAGATGCCACCTCTAAAGCCAAGGCTGCGAATTTGAAGGACAAGCAGCATCTTAGAAAATTGGTATTAATATGGGATGAGGAGCTGGGTAACGATGTCGCAGGTGTTTGTGAAGATGAAAATTTAATGGAAGGTCTCCAGCCACACCGGAATTTAAAAAAGTTGAAGGTGGAAGGGTACCAGGGTGTGAGATTTCCGAGTTGGCTTCGTTCTCTGACTGGTCTTGTGAtgttaaaaatatcaaattcgATGTGCCAATATCTATCGCCAATGTATCAACTCCCAAATCTCCGAGATCTATCTCTAGAACATATGGATGGCCTGGAATACATATCAGACCGGGAAATCACTGAAGGGATCTCTGCTTCATCAACATTTTTCCCATCCCTAGAGTCACTCAAATTGCAGAATTGCCCTAATCTAAAGGGATGGTGGAGGAGGGCTACAGTGGGTGTGGCAACATCAAGTCAACAATACCAGCAGCATGTATCTTTTCCTCGTCTTTTACAGTTGGAAATTAGGGGTTGCAAAAACCTGACTTGCATGCCGTTGTTTCCAAATCTTGAAAAACCGCTACGACTGACAGAATGCAGTTGCAATCCATTGCAACAAACAATGAATATGAAAGCAATCTCTTTGGTTCCCTCTGCTTCGAACTCCTCCCCTCCTCTCTCCAAATTAAAGATTCTATCTTTGTCTGGGATTGAGGACATAGAGTTTCTGCCAGAGCAGTGGTTGCAAAACCTGGCTTCTCTCGAGGAGCTACGGATAGAGAAATGCGATAGACTAAAATCTCTATCTCTGTCTCTATTTATGCAACATCTCACCTCCCTCAAGACGCTGTTTATTAGCGAGTGCAAGGAGGTTGATCTATTCTGTGATGAAGACACACAATCTGTTGGTGTCAGTCCTCAAATTACG GATCTTGAAATTTTCGATTTGCCCCGTCTGGTATCACTCCCCGAAGGGATTGGCAACCTTACTGCACTTCAGGATCTTGAAATTTTCGATTTGCCCCGTCTGGTATCACTCCCCGAAGGGATTGGCAAC CTTACTGCACTTCCGAATCTTAGAATTTCCGATTTGCCCTGTCTGGTATCACTCCCCGAAGGGATTGGCAAC CTTACTGCACTTCAGAAACTTCAAATTTCCAATTTGCCCCGTCTGCTATCACTCCCCGAAGAGATTGGCAACCTTACTGCACTTCAGAATCTTGAAATTTCCGATTTGCCCTGTCTGATATCACTCCCCGAAGGGATTAGAAGTCTCACATCACTCAAAAGATTTCACGTCCGTTCATGCGCCAATCTGACATCGCTTCCATCAGGAATGCATCGGCTCTCCTCTTTAGAAACCCTGATAATCAGTAAGTGTCCCCACTTGAAAGAAAGATACCAGAAGGGAATTGGCGAGATTGCTCATGTCCCATATTTTCAATATTATGATGATTAA
- the LOC126716982 gene encoding putative disease resistance protein RGA1 isoform X12: MAEAILYGVAQTIIENLGSMVFAEIGSMWGVEDEFEKLKDTVSAVQAVLLDAEEQQVKNYQVKHWLVRLRDAVYDADDLLTEFYTEDMRLRVIGDDEMTKTVRTYQSNPITAFFTSSSQLPFCHDMAKKITAMRERFDAIANDMNKFQFVVHPSETRVVTRERGQTCSFVCEEEVIGREEDKKAIIDLLLDYDVQENVSFISIVGIGGLGKTTLAQYVFNDEKVKNYFDLRMWVSVSDVFDVKTIAEKIIRCADVSKHENLDMEQVQNKLRETLNQKKYLLVLDDVWNEDEEKWCNLKRLLIRGSKGSKVVITTRTKLVAAITSTILPSYHLKGLSENQSWSLFKQMAFRKVQEMINPNLEAIGRDIVQKCCGVPLAIKAIGRILFFKKTEDEWLYIKNKELTNVTQEENNSGILPILKLSYDHLPSHLKCCFAYCSLFPKDHEISKFSLINLWIAQGFIQLSNEKLHMEDVANDYCMDLLWRSFFQEAREDSFGNVISFKMHDLIHDLAQSISRVECTYIDSNIENVKKNVRHLSIASHNVLKKDLSSLFKAKKIRTLILITGEKESSCQKPPLEILFSSLRCLRALSLRGSDIIYVPNSIEELTYLKYLDLSRNKIRVLPISITRLLNLQTLNLSYCGKLKELPGNVQNLFNLRNLELEGCDSLTYMPPGLGQLTSLQVLPLFIVNEGLTCGGLPELNKLNNLRGELRIEIKVRVEDATSKAKAANLKDKQHLRKLVLIWDEELGNDVAGVCEDENLMEGLQPHRNLKKLKVEGYQGVRFPSWLRSLTGLVMLKISNSMCQYLSPMYQLPNLRDLSLEHMDGLEYISDREITEGISASSTFFPSLESLKLQNCPNLKGWWRRATVGVATSSQQYQQHVSFPRLLQLEIRGCKNLTCMPLFPNLEKPLRLTECSCNPLQQTMNMKAISLVPSASNSSPPLSKLKILSLSGIEDIEFLPEQWLQNLASLEELRIEKCDRLKSLSLSLFMQHLTSLKTLFISECKEVDLFCDEDTQSVGVSPQITDLEIFDLPRLVSLPEGIGNLTALQDLEIFDLPRLVSLPEGIGNLTALQNLQISNLPCLVSLPEGIGNLTALQKLQISNLPRLLSLPEEIGNLTALQNLEISDLPCLISLPEGIRSLTSLKRFHVRSCANLTSLPSGMHRLSSLETLIISKCPHLKERYQKGIGEIAHVPYFQYYDD; this comes from the exons ATGGCCGAAGCAATCCTGTATGGCGTTGCGCAGACGATCATTGAAAATTTGGGCTCTATGGTTTTCGCAGAGATTGGATCCATGTGGGGTGTCGAAGATGAGTTCGAAAAATTGAAGGATACTGTTTCCGCTGTTCAAGCTGTACTTCTGGATGCTGAGGAGCAGCAGGTCAAGAACTATCAAGTCAAGCACTGGCTCGTGAGGCTCAGGGACGCAGTCTATGATGCGGATGACTTGCTGACCGAATTCTACACTGAAGATATGCGTCTAAGGGTGATAGGGGATGATGAAATGACAAAGACGGTACGTACTTATCAGTCTAATCCTATTACTGCTTTCTTTACAAGTTCAAGCCAACTTCCTTTTTGTCATGATATGGCTAAAAAAATAACAGCGATGAGGGAGAGATTTGATGCAATAGCAAATGATATGAATAAGTTTCAGTTTGTAGTACATCCATCAGAAACAAGGGTCGTGACTAGGGAAAGGGGTCAAACTTGCTCATTTGTATGTGAAGAAGAAGTTATAGGGAGAGAAGAGGATAAGAAGGCCATTATAGATCTATTATTGGACTATGATGTGCAAGAGAATGTTTCGTTTATATCCATAGTGGGGATTGGGGGGCTGGGGAAGACCACACTTGCTCAATATGTATTCAACGATGAGAAAGTGAAGAATTATTTTGACTTGCGCATGTGGGTGTCTGTCTCTGATGTCTTTGATGTAAAAACAATTGCTGAAAAGATAATTAGATGTGCAGATGTTTCGAAACATGAAAACCTTGACATGGAGCAAGTACAAAATAAACTTCGTGAAACACTCAACCAAAAGAAGTATTTACTTGTGTTGGATGATGTGTGGAACGAGGATGAGGAAAAGTGGTGTAATTTGAAAAGACTTTTGATACGTGGCTCAAAGGGAAGTAAGGTGGTGATAACAACACGGACTAAATTGGTTGCAGCGATTACTAGCACAATCTTACCGTCGTATCATCTAAAAGGCCTCTCGGAAAACCAATCTTGGTCTCTATTTAAGCAAATGGCATTTAGAAAAGTGCAAGAGATGATTAATCCTAATCTTGAAGCAATTGGAAGGGATATTGtacaaaaatgttgtggagTGCCTCTTGCTATTAAGGCAATAGGCAGAATATTATTCTTCAAAAAGACAGAGGATGAATGGTTATATATCAAGAATAAAGAACTTACAAATGTAActcaagaagaaaataatagtgGTATTTTACCGATTCTAAAATTGAGTTATGATCATCTCCCATCACATTTAAAGTGTTGTTTCGCTTATTGTTCATTATTTCCTAAAGATCATGAGATTTCAAAGTTTTCATTGATAAATCTATGGATAGCACAAGGATTTATCCAATTATCAAACGAAAAGCTACATATGGAGGATGTTGCTAATGATTACTGTATGGATCTACTTTGGAGGTCCTTCTTCCAAGAAGCTAGAGAAGATAGTTTTGGGAATGTAATTAGTTTTAAAATGCATGATTTAATCCATGATCTTGCACAATCAATCTCAAGAGTTGAGTGCACATATATTGATTCAAATATAGAAAATGTCAAAAAGAATGTTCGTCACCTATCAATTGCATCTCACAATGTGCTTAAGAAGGATTTAAGCTCATTATTCAAAGCAAAGAAGATACGCACGTTGATTTTAATAACTGGTGAGAAAGAATCAAGTTGTCAAAAACCACCTCTTGAAATACTTTTTTCTAGTTTAAGATGCTTGCGTGCATTAAGCCTACGTGGCTCAGATATTATTTACGTGCCAAATTCCATAGAAGAGTTGACATATTTAAAGTATCTTGATCTTTCTAGGAATAAAATTAGAGTTCTCCCTATTTCTATTACTAGATTGTTGAATTTGCAAACATTAAACCTTAGTTATTGTGGTAAGCTTAAAGAACTACCGGGAAACGTTCAAAATTTGTTCAACCTCCGGAATCTTGAGTTAGAAGGTTGTGACAGTTTGACTTACATGCCACCTGGATTAGGACAGTTGACTTCTCTTCAAGTATTACCGTTGTTTATTGTAAACGAGGGACTTACTTGCGGTGGTCTTCCGGAATTGAACAAGCTAAATAACTTGAGAGGAGAACTAAGAATAGAAATTAAGGTACGGGTGGAAGATGCCACCTCTAAAGCCAAGGCTGCGAATTTGAAGGACAAGCAGCATCTTAGAAAATTGGTATTAATATGGGATGAGGAGCTGGGTAACGATGTCGCAGGTGTTTGTGAAGATGAAAATTTAATGGAAGGTCTCCAGCCACACCGGAATTTAAAAAAGTTGAAGGTGGAAGGGTACCAGGGTGTGAGATTTCCGAGTTGGCTTCGTTCTCTGACTGGTCTTGTGAtgttaaaaatatcaaattcgATGTGCCAATATCTATCGCCAATGTATCAACTCCCAAATCTCCGAGATCTATCTCTAGAACATATGGATGGCCTGGAATACATATCAGACCGGGAAATCACTGAAGGGATCTCTGCTTCATCAACATTTTTCCCATCCCTAGAGTCACTCAAATTGCAGAATTGCCCTAATCTAAAGGGATGGTGGAGGAGGGCTACAGTGGGTGTGGCAACATCAAGTCAACAATACCAGCAGCATGTATCTTTTCCTCGTCTTTTACAGTTGGAAATTAGGGGTTGCAAAAACCTGACTTGCATGCCGTTGTTTCCAAATCTTGAAAAACCGCTACGACTGACAGAATGCAGTTGCAATCCATTGCAACAAACAATGAATATGAAAGCAATCTCTTTGGTTCCCTCTGCTTCGAACTCCTCCCCTCCTCTCTCCAAATTAAAGATTCTATCTTTGTCTGGGATTGAGGACATAGAGTTTCTGCCAGAGCAGTGGTTGCAAAACCTGGCTTCTCTCGAGGAGCTACGGATAGAGAAATGCGATAGACTAAAATCTCTATCTCTGTCTCTATTTATGCAACATCTCACCTCCCTCAAGACGCTGTTTATTAGCGAGTGCAAGGAGGTTGATCTATTCTGTGATGAAGACACACAATCTGTTGGTGTCAGTCCTCAAATTACG GATCTTGAAATTTTCGATTTGCCCCGTCTGGTATCACTCCCCGAAGGGATTGGCAACCTTACTGCACTTCAGGATCTTGAAATTTTCGATTTGCCCCGTCTGGTATCACTCCCCGAAGGGATTGGCAAC CTTACTGCACTTCAGAATCTTCAAATTTCCAATTTGCCCTGTCTGGTATCACTCCCCGAAGGGATTGGCAAC CTTACTGCACTTCAGAAACTTCAAATTTCCAATTTGCCCCGTCTGCTATCACTCCCCGAAGAGATTGGCAACCTTACTGCACTTCAGAATCTTGAAATTTCCGATTTGCCCTGTCTGATATCACTCCCCGAAGGGATTAGAAGTCTCACATCACTCAAAAGATTTCACGTCCGTTCATGCGCCAATCTGACATCGCTTCCATCAGGAATGCATCGGCTCTCCTCTTTAGAAACCCTGATAATCAGTAAGTGTCCCCACTTGAAAGAAAGATACCAGAAGGGAATTGGCGAGATTGCTCATGTCCCATATTTTCAATATTATGATGATTAA